From Panicum hallii strain FIL2 chromosome 2, PHallii_v3.1, whole genome shotgun sequence, a single genomic window includes:
- the LOC112883473 gene encoding 40S ribosomal protein S9-2-like — MVHVSFYRNYGKTFKKPRRPYEKERLDAELKLVGEYGLRCKRELWRVQYVLSRIRNAARELLTLDEKNPRRIFEGEALLRRMNRYGLLSEGQNKLDYVLALTVENFLQRRLQTIIFKNGMAKSIHHARVLIRQRHIRVGRQLVNIPSFMVRVESEKHIDFSLTSPLGGGPAGRVKRKNQKKASGGGDDGEEDEE; from the exons ATGGTGCACGTCAGCTTCTACCGCAACT ATGGGAAGACTTTCAAGAAGCCAAGGCGTCCTTATGAAAAGGAACGTCTTGATGCTGAGCTGAAGCTGGTTGGTGAGTACGGCCTGAGGTGCAAGCGTGAGCTGTGGCGTGTGCAGTATGTCCTGAGCCGTATCAGAAATGCAGCCAGGGAGCTGCTTACCCTGGATGAGAAGAACCCTCGCCGTATCTTTGAGGGTGAGGCGCTCCTCCGCCGCATGAACCGCTATGGTCTCCTTAGTGAGGGTCAGAACAAGCTAGATTACGTGCTTGCCCTCACTGTTGAGAACTTCCTCCAGCGTCGCCTCCAGACCATCATCTTCAAGAATGGCATGGCCAAGTCCATCCACCATGCTCGTGTCCTGATCAGGCAGCGCCACATCAG GGTGGGAAGGCAGCTTGTCAACATTCCGTCATTCATGGTCAGGGTTGAATCTGAGAAGCACATCGACTTCTCCCTCACCAGCCCTCTGGGTGGCGGCCCTGCTGGAAGAGTGAAGAGAAAGAACCAGAAGAAGGCCTCAGGTGGTGGTGATGACGGCGAGGAGGATGAAGAGTAA
- the LOC112883199 gene encoding pentatricopeptide repeat-containing protein At1g26900, mitochondrial, with protein MPPRKPLTALLKSATRPGHLLQLHALMLKSSHFPHHAFPTARLVASPLAPLPYALSLFAAVPRPTLFHHTALLRALSACPSAASLAASLSVLASARARLPDLDEFAFQPLLALCAKIPGDAEAASIGKQLHALVLRYGFLDVVSLRNVLCHFYCRCGNMSDARRVFDEMPERDVISWNTVIGGYVRAEDVGTAVDMFTAMRWADMDVNMTAVITLIGCGWQGESVHGFCVKAGLCSDVKVAAAMVRMYVREGGAECASKVFHETARRDLVLCNCMVDGYAKAGRIQEAMDLIDRMRQFGMRPSSGTLVGVLSGCGASGALPAGHRIHELAQEAGLELDSALGTALMDMYFKCGCPDEAVSVFNAMHNRDVKAWTAMIMGFGANGQPGAAISLFYRMEEDGVAPNEVTFLALLSTCSHGGLVQEGKEFLERMVLHHGLSPSPEHYGCVIDLLGRAGRLDEAYELIRSLASWGDATGWRALLAASRVHGNVKLGRMVQSQLDAMGHYHPSDAIQLSNTYASEGRWDEIARLRDLEAQKISVEKETGWSSIVVSC; from the coding sequence ATGCCGCCGCGGAAGCCGCTGACGGCGCTGCTCAAGTCGGCGACGCGGCCGGGGCACCTGCTCCAGCTCCACGCCTTGATGCTCAAGTCCTCCCACTTCCCGCACCACGCCTTCCCCACCGCCAGGCTCGTCGCCTCCCCGCTCGCGCCGCTCCCCTACGCGCTCTCCCTcttcgccgccgtcccgcggcCCACGCTCTTCCACCACACCGCCCTGCTCCGCGCGCTCTCCGCGTGCCCCTCCGCGGCTTCCCTCGCCGCGTCCCTCTCCGTCCTCGCCTCCGCGCGGGCGCGCCTCCCGGACCTCGACGAGTTCGCATTCCAGCCGCTGCTCGCGCTCTGCGCGAAAATCCCCGGTGACGCTGAGGCGGCGTCCATTGGAAAACAGCTGCATGCGCTCGTGCTACGGTACGGGTTCCTGGACGTTGTGAGCCTGCGGAATGTGCTGTGCCACTTCTACTGCAGGTGCGGTAACATGTCGGACGCGCGGAgagtgttcgacgaaatgccagAAAGGGACGTCATCTCTTGGAACACGGTGATCGGGGGCTATGTCAGGGCAGAGGATGTGGGCACAGCGGTGGATATGTTTACCGCGATGAGGTGGGCTGACATGGATGTCAACATGACTGCTGTGATCACCTTGATTGGGTGCGGCTGGCAAGGGGAGTCAGTTCATGGCTTCTGCGTCAAGGCGGGCCTCTGCAGTGATGTGAAGGTTGCGGCAGCAATGGTGAGGATGTATGTGAGGGAGGGTGGTGCTGAATGTGCAAGCAAGGTGTTTCATGAGACGGCCAGGAGAGACTTGGTGCTGTGTAATTGTATGGTGGATGGCTATGCAAAAGCAGGGCGAATTCAGGAGGCAATGGACCTGATTGACAGGATGAGACAATTCGGAATGAGACCATCTTCAGGGACGCTTGTGGGCGTGCTCTCTGGGTGCGGAGCATCAGGGGCATTGCCAGCTGGTCACCGCATCCATGAGCTTGCTCAGGAGGCAGGGCTTGAGCTTGACTCCGCACTTGGGACGGCGCTTATGGATATGTACTTCAAGTGTGGGTGCCCTGACGAGGCTGTGTCAGTCTTCAATGCAATGCATAATAGGGATGTGAAGGCATGGACAGCAATGATCATGGGATTCGGAGCCAATGGACAGCCAGGTGCCGCCATCTCCCTGTTCTACAGGATGGAGGAAGACGGTGTGGCTCCTAACGAGGTCACCTTCCTCGCACTGCTGAGCACTTGTAGCCATGGTGGGTTGGTGCAGGAAGGGAAGGAGTTCCTGGAACGCATGGTGCTCCATCACGGTTTGTCTCCCAGCCCTGAGCACTACGGCTGTGTCATTGATCTCCTGGGAAGGGCAGGGCGTCTAGACGAAGCTTATGAGCTCATACGAAGCTTGGCATCCTGGGGTGATGCTACGGGGTGGAGAGCGTTGCTTGCAGCCAGTAGAGTCCATGGCAACGTGAAGCTGGGCAGGATGGTGCAATCACAGCTGGACGCCATGGGCCACTACCATCCGTCAGATGCCATTCAGCTGTCGAACACGTACGCATCAGAAGGCAGGTGGGACGAGATAGCTCGGCTGAGGGATTTAGAAGCGCAGAAAATCTCTGTGGAGAAGGAAACAGGCTGGAGCTCCATTGTTGTGTCGTGCTAG
- the LOC112883200 gene encoding transcription factor BHLH062-like: protein MVPRDRAHGAGAASTENLVQGPILNNKCEKKAPKKVHKSEREKRKRDKQNDLFGELGNMLEPDRQNNGKACILSDTTRMLKDLLSQVESLRQENGALKNESRYVALERNELLDENNMIRNEISELQNELRMRVEGNPIWSHDVTRSNLTAPHPATAVFALQHSPQQPVIATMAPPLQQLAVLEQSYTAPRRELQLFPEAASAEDTEPPQDQGISNHVTRPQARYPTTMATLPAHAYPILPRMEDEQCSSDTTGSGDEGGVGNH, encoded by the exons ATGGTACCCAGAGATAGGGCGCATGGCGCCGGCGCGGCCTCGACGGAGAACCTCGTTCAAGG GCCTATCTTGAACAACAAGTGTGAAAAGAAGGCTCCAAAGAAAGTGCATAAATCTGAGAGGGAGAAACGAAAGCGGGATAAACAGAATGATCTCTTTGGTGAGCTTGGAAACATGCTAG AGCCTGATAGACAGAACAACGGGAAGGCATGCATATTGAGTGACACTACACGGATGCTTAAAGATCTACTTTCACAAGTAGAATCTCTTCGACAAGAGAATGGTGCACTGAAGAATGAATCTCGTTAT GTTGCATTGGAGAGAAATGAACTACTGGATGAAAACAACATGATCCGCAATGAGATCTCGGAACTGCAAAATGAGCTGAGGATGCGGGTGGAAGGCAACCCTATTTGGAGTCATGATGTGACTAGATCAAACCTTACAGCACCTCATCCTGCAACTGCAGTTTTTGCACTGCAGCATTCACCGCAGCAACCAGTCATTGCAACGATGGCACCCCCTCTGCAACAGCTAGCAGTCCTTGAGCAATCTTATACTGCCCCACGGCGCGAGCTACAGCTCTTCCCTGAAGCTGCATCCGCTGAAGATACCGAACCACCACAAGACCAGGGGATCTCTAATCATGTGACGCGGCCGCAGGCAAGGTACCCAACAACAATGGCCACTTTGCCTGCACATGCATATCCAATCCTTCCAAGAATGGAAGATGAGCAATGTAGCAGTGACACTACTGGTAGTGGAGATGAAGGTGGCGTAGGCAACCATTAA
- the LOC112882728 gene encoding origin of replication complex subunit 6 — protein sequence MDMSAIAARLGLSGSRPVIRKAGELRRLCDVNFDSSVLGIGEVCKAIICLEIAASKFQVIFDRAEAVRMSGMSDKAYIRSFNALQNGLGVKTTLDVRELGIQFGCVRLIPFIQKGLSLYKERFLAALPPSRRASTDFGRPVFTAAAFYLCAKRHKLKVDKIKLIDLCGTSSTEFTTVSTSMADLCFDVFGISKEKKDPKSIKGNRELLDVLPSKRKHEDDSDPSDDESSEDDQDELDLPNHKRQKKMEKQAYNEWKSSVLSSNKQTKTDPAKPRRQAQLNFKKPADIVVEVPSAANQMNMNSPHKNGYWEGEVSS from the exons ATGGACATGTCGGCGATCGCCGCGCGCCTCGGCCTCTCGGGGTCCCGCCCCGTCATCCGCAAGGCTGgcgagctccgccgcctctGCGACGTCAACTTCGACTCCTCCGTCCTCGGCATC GGGGAGGTTTGCAAGGCCATCATCTGCCTGGAGATCGCCGCGTCCAA GTTCCAGGTGATATTTGACCGGGCGGAGGCTGTTCGTATGAGTGGGATGTCTGATAAGGCATACATCAGATCGTTCAACGCGCTGCAGAATGGTCTTGGTGTCAA GACAACGTTGGATGTGCGCGAGTTGGGCATCCAGTTTGGCTGTGTCAGGCTGATACCTTTCATTCAGAAGGGATTATCACT TTACAAGGAGCGCTTCCTTGCTGCGTTGCCACCTTCTCGCCGGGCAAGCACTGACTTTGGTCGGCCAGTATTTACTGCAGCAGCATTCTATCTATGTGCAAAGAGGCACAAG CTCAAAGTTGACAAAATAAAGCTGATAGATCTATGTGGTACATCCAGCACTGAGTTTACAACG GTTTCAACATCAATGGCAGACCTATGCTTTGATGTTTTTGGGATATCCAAGGAGAAGAAGGATCCGAAGTCCATCAAGGGGAATAGAG aACTGTTGGATGTTTTGCCAAGCAAAAGGAAACATGAGGATGACAGTGATCCATCTGATGATGAGTCCTCGGAGGATGACCAAGATGAACTAGAT TTACCGAATCACAAGAGGCAGAAGAAGATGGAGAAGCAAGCATACAATGAGTGGAAGTCGTCAGTTCTTTCCTCCAACAAGCAAACCAAAACAG ACCCTGCCAAACCCAGGAGGCAAGCTCAGCTTAACTTCAAGAAGCCCGCAGACATCGTCGTAGAAGTACCTTCAGCAGCCAACCAGATGAACATGAACTCTCCTCACAAGAATGGATATTGGGAGGGAGAAGTTTCTTCTTGA
- the LOC112879545 gene encoding transcription factor MYB94-like produces MVRPPCCDKEGVKKGPWTPEEDLVLVSYIQEHGPGNWRAVPTRTGLMRCSKSCRLRWTNYLRPGIKRGNFTDQEEKLIVHLQALLGNRWAAIASYLPERTDNDIKNYWNTHLKRKLQSGGDGAAKPPAHRPASSSKGQWERRLQTDIDMARRALREALTPLGDLKPQQHDGVDAAGASTGGGGGSDSPASSSSVASLCSPSVAAPGPYVLTTENISRMLDGWAGGRKQGRRGGSAGPGTPGGAESASTGSSDASEVSYGGAAGASAATPTAGALSEYERKPAVAAQQMPLSALESWLFDDDSHFHQVQSASLLDVPPMDYPF; encoded by the exons atGGTGAGGCCGCCGTGCTGCGACAAGGAGGGCGTCAAGAAGGGGCCGTGGACGCCGGAGGAGGACCTCGTCCTCGTCtcctacatccaggagcacggGCCCGGCAACTGGCGCGCCGTCCCGACCAGAACCG GGCTGATGCGGTGCAGCAAGAGCTGCCGGCTCCGGTGGACCAACTACCTCCGCCCGGGCATCAAGCGCGGCAACTTCACCGACCAGGAGGAGAAGCTCATCGTCCACCTCCAGGCTCTTCTCGGCAACAG GTGGGCTGCCATCGCGTCGTACCTGCCGGAGCGGACGGACAACGACATCAAGAACTACTGGAACACGCACCTCAAGCGTAAGCTGCAGAGCGGCGGCGATGGGGCGGCCAAGCCGCCGGCGCACAGGCCGGCCTCGTCGTCCAAGGGGCAGTGGGAGAGGCGCCTGCAGACGGACATCGACATGGCGCGCCGCGCGCTCCGCGAGGCCCTGACTCCGCTCGGCGACCTGAAGCCGCAGCAGCACGACGGCGTCGACGCGGCTGGCGCCAgcaccggcgggggcggcggcagcgacaGCCCGGCGTCGAGCTCGTCGGTCGCGTCGCTGTGCTCCCCCTCGGTGGCCGCGCCGGGCCCGTACGTCCTGACCACGGAGAACATCTCGCGGATGCTGGACGGGTGGGCCGGCGGCAGGAAGCagggccgccgcggcggcagtGCCGGTCCTGGCACGCCCGGCGGGGCCGAGAGCGCGTCCACCGGATCCTCGGACGCGTCGGAGGTGTCGTACGGTGGCGCCGCCGGGGCGTCGGCAGCAACCCCCACTGCTGGGGCGCTCTCCGAGTACGAGAGGAAGCCGGCCGTGGCGGCCCAGCAGATGCCGCTGTCGGCGCTCGAGTCTTGGCTGTTCGACGACGACAGCCACTTCCACCAAGTCCAGAGCGCCAGCTTGCTTGACGTGCCCCCCATGGATTACCCGTTCTAG